A single genomic interval of Streptomyces showdoensis harbors:
- a CDS encoding Flp family type IVb pilin translates to MNDALLKLLTKARVQAGTWSDRRSARRGDRGQTAVEYLGIIVVVVAIVVAITGTDIGQSIKGAITKKISELTGGGGGQGGAH, encoded by the coding sequence ATGAACGACGCGCTGCTCAAGCTCCTGACCAAGGCCCGCGTACAGGCGGGGACTTGGTCCGACCGCAGGTCCGCCCGGAGGGGGGACCGGGGGCAGACGGCGGTGGAGTACCTGGGGATCATCGTGGTGGTGGTGGCGATCGTGGTCGCGATCACGGGGACGGACATCGGCCAGTCGATCAAGGGCGCCATCACCAAGAAGATCTCCGAGCTGACCGGCGGAGGTGGCGGCCAGGGCGGCGCGCACTAG
- a CDS encoding DUF559 domain-containing protein, whose product MYELVTLARGGVLLTVWALAAGWPRGRLAVRLRGDGWQRICRGAWAVPGKEVDWRVRAGAVQLLRPELVCSHRTAAALHRIELLADGARGADGPEPLEFTAPGGGASGGRIHVHGTAGLTDRDCVVRRGLRVTGPARTVADLIRAAAIREEAVVVADSALSRRCVAGRRREPLVGREELAAALAVPRRPGAPRARRWLPLARPGSGSPAETVARLRMGDAGLFPEVQPALRSGAGRALHPDFYFRAAGLVVEIEGFAFHGTREAHERDVRRFNELQSCPGVRRVLRFTAREVFDRPDRMTATIREALGSLGAPPRAGPGGVGAGG is encoded by the coding sequence ATGTACGAGTTGGTGACACTCGCCCGGGGCGGGGTGCTGCTCACGGTGTGGGCACTCGCGGCGGGCTGGCCGCGGGGCCGGCTGGCCGTGCGGCTGCGCGGGGACGGGTGGCAGCGGATCTGCCGGGGCGCGTGGGCGGTCCCGGGGAAGGAGGTGGACTGGAGGGTGCGGGCCGGCGCGGTCCAGCTGCTCCGCCCCGAGCTCGTGTGCAGCCACCGCACGGCGGCGGCCCTGCACCGCATCGAGCTGCTCGCGGACGGAGCGAGAGGGGCGGACGGGCCGGAGCCACTGGAGTTCACCGCGCCCGGAGGCGGCGCTTCCGGTGGCCGGATCCATGTGCACGGGACGGCCGGGCTGACGGACCGTGACTGCGTCGTGCGGCGAGGGCTGCGGGTGACGGGCCCGGCCCGGACGGTCGCCGACCTGATACGGGCCGCCGCCATCCGCGAGGAGGCGGTGGTGGTCGCGGACTCGGCGCTCTCCCGCCGCTGCGTGGCGGGCCGCCGGCGGGAGCCGTTGGTCGGCCGGGAGGAGCTGGCGGCGGCGCTCGCGGTGCCCCGCCGCCCGGGTGCGCCGCGGGCCCGGCGCTGGCTGCCGCTGGCCCGTCCGGGGTCGGGCTCGCCCGCGGAGACGGTCGCCCGGCTGCGGATGGGGGACGCGGGCCTGTTCCCCGAGGTGCAGCCCGCCCTCCGCTCGGGCGCGGGCCGCGCCCTGCACCCGGACTTCTACTTCCGCGCGGCGGGACTGGTCGTCGAGATCGAGGGCTTCGCCTTCCACGGCACCCGGGAGGCCCACGAGCGGGACGTCCGGCGCTTCAACGAGCTGCAGAGCTGCCCGGGGGTGCGCCGGGTGCTGCGCTTCACGGCACGGGAGGTGTTCGACCGCCCGGACCGGATGACGGCCACGATCAGAGAGGCGCTCGGGTCTCTCGGGGCGCCGCCGCGTGCCGGCCCCGGGGGCGTCGGCGCCGGCGGGTGA
- a CDS encoding DUF192 domain-containing protein, producing MEIAASYRARRRGLLGRDGIDGALLITPTNSVHTFGMRFPLDVAYLDRSLTVLDVVTMRPGRLGMIRPRGRHVLEAAGGAMAEWGLRRGVRVTVDRYGGPEPSSVNAP from the coding sequence TTGGAGATCGCCGCTTCCTATCGGGCCCGGCGGCGGGGGCTGCTCGGGCGGGACGGGATCGACGGCGCGCTGCTCATCACGCCGACCAACAGCGTGCACACCTTCGGCATGCGCTTCCCCCTCGACGTCGCCTACCTGGACCGCTCGCTGACCGTCCTCGACGTGGTCACCATGCGGCCCGGCCGGCTCGGCATGATCCGCCCGCGCGGCCGGCACGTCCTGGAGGCGGCGGGCGGCGCGATGGCGGAGTGGGGGCTGCGCCGGGGCGTACGGGTCACGGTGGACCGTTACGGCGGGCCGGAGCCCAGCAGCGTGAACGCCCCGTAG
- a CDS encoding CpaF family protein yields MSLRSRIGHPEETGAGGGGREDGHLVASFRAKLLEEIDLTEMSALAAAERRARLERVLGHIISREGPVLSTAERAQLIRRVVDEALGLGVLEPLLEDASITEIMVNGPDQIYIERAGRVELLPLRFASHEQLMQTIERIVSTVNRRVDESNPMVDARLPSGERVNVIIPPLSLTGATLTIRRFPRAYTLHEMIGLGSLDEQMLLLLSGLVQAKFNIIVSGATGTGKTTLLNALSGLIPDAERVITIEDSAELQLQQSHVIRLEARPPNIEGRGAVTIRDLVRNSLRMRPDRIVVGEVRGGETLDMLQAMSTGHDGSLATVHANSAEDALMRLQTLASMSEVKVPFEALRDQINSAVDVLVQLTRHPDGTRRITEIAILASDGRERYLLATVCRFQAQPPAADGRVYGEFAYHPLPRRVAQRLYMAGQPIPQAFGVAAHDEQLAVREAR; encoded by the coding sequence GTGAGTCTCAGGTCCCGTATCGGCCACCCCGAGGAGACCGGCGCCGGAGGCGGCGGCCGGGAGGACGGACACCTCGTCGCGTCCTTCCGGGCCAAGCTCCTGGAGGAGATCGACCTCACCGAGATGTCCGCGCTCGCCGCCGCCGAGCGCCGGGCGCGCCTGGAGCGGGTGCTCGGCCACATCATCAGCCGCGAGGGCCCCGTCCTGTCGACGGCCGAGCGGGCCCAGCTGATCCGCCGGGTGGTCGACGAGGCGCTCGGCCTCGGCGTGCTCGAACCGCTCCTGGAGGACGCGTCCATCACCGAGATCATGGTCAACGGACCCGACCAGATCTACATCGAGCGGGCCGGCCGGGTGGAACTCCTCCCGCTCCGCTTCGCCTCGCACGAGCAGCTGATGCAGACCATCGAGCGGATCGTGTCGACGGTCAACCGGCGGGTGGACGAGTCGAACCCGATGGTCGACGCCCGGCTGCCCTCCGGCGAGCGCGTCAACGTCATCATCCCGCCGCTCTCCCTCACCGGCGCCACCCTCACCATCCGCCGCTTCCCCCGCGCGTACACCCTGCACGAGATGATCGGCCTCGGCTCGCTCGACGAGCAGATGCTGCTGCTGCTCTCCGGTCTTGTCCAGGCGAAGTTCAACATCATCGTCTCCGGCGCCACCGGCACCGGGAAGACCACGCTGCTCAACGCCCTGTCCGGACTCATCCCCGACGCCGAGCGGGTCATCACGATCGAGGACTCCGCCGAACTCCAGCTCCAGCAGTCCCACGTCATCCGCCTGGAGGCCCGCCCGCCCAACATCGAGGGCCGGGGCGCCGTCACCATCCGCGACCTCGTCCGCAACTCGCTGCGCATGCGCCCCGACCGGATCGTGGTCGGCGAGGTCCGCGGCGGCGAGACCCTCGACATGCTCCAGGCCATGTCCACCGGCCACGACGGCTCGCTCGCCACCGTCCACGCCAACTCGGCCGAGGACGCCCTCATGCGACTCCAGACCCTGGCCTCCATGTCGGAGGTCAAGGTCCCCTTCGAGGCGCTGCGCGACCAGATCAACAGCGCCGTCGACGTCCTCGTCCAGCTCACCCGCCACCCCGACGGCACCCGCCGGATCACCGAGATCGCGATCCTCGCCTCCGACGGGCGCGAGCGCTACCTCCTCGCCACCGTCTGCCGCTTCCAGGCCCAGCCGCCGGCCGCCGACGGGCGGGTGTACGGGGAGTTCGCGTACCACCCGCTGCCGCGCCGGGTCGCCCAGCGGCTGTACATGGCGGGCCAGCCGATCCCGCAGGCCTTCGGCGTGGCCGCGCACGACGAACAACTGGCCGTTCGGGAAGCCAGGTAG
- a CDS encoding type II secretion system F family protein yields MNPTLLTVGATLICCVLAVLGIRTYASGSAQRAALIARLSETGEGGEGGTGGRRRPFRGIDRRVRRTAFGRKLELRISATGLDITPGEFVVSMAATVAVLWITGQALLSPFFGPICGFLGLWVAMGFLNWQRQKRIEKFINQLPELSRILANATQAGLALRMALSLAADELEAPAGDELEKVAQQLAVGTSVDEALGELAERLPSRELVVLVTTLVLANRAGGTVVSSLRNLTETLEERKETRREVRTQLSQVSLTAYAVPVIGVGSLLLIDNMQPGALDRMTGSGMGQLAVVIAIALYGVGFVAIRRFSKIDV; encoded by the coding sequence GTGAATCCGACTCTGCTGACCGTGGGCGCGACGCTGATCTGCTGCGTCCTGGCCGTGCTCGGCATCCGGACGTACGCGAGCGGGTCCGCCCAGCGGGCCGCGCTCATCGCCCGGCTGTCCGAGACCGGCGAGGGCGGCGAGGGCGGTACGGGCGGACGCCGCCGCCCGTTCCGCGGCATCGACCGCCGGGTGCGCCGCACCGCCTTCGGGCGCAAGCTGGAACTGCGCATCTCCGCCACCGGACTCGACATCACCCCCGGGGAGTTCGTCGTCTCCATGGCGGCGACGGTCGCCGTCCTGTGGATCACCGGCCAGGCGCTGCTGTCCCCCTTCTTCGGCCCGATCTGCGGATTCCTCGGCCTGTGGGTGGCGATGGGCTTCCTCAACTGGCAGCGGCAGAAGCGGATCGAGAAGTTCATCAACCAGCTCCCCGAGCTCTCCCGCATCCTGGCCAACGCCACCCAGGCCGGACTCGCCCTGCGGATGGCGCTCTCGCTCGCCGCCGACGAGCTGGAGGCCCCGGCCGGCGACGAACTGGAGAAGGTCGCCCAGCAGCTCGCCGTCGGCACCTCGGTCGACGAGGCCCTCGGCGAGCTGGCCGAACGCCTGCCCTCGCGTGAACTCGTCGTCCTGGTCACCACGCTGGTCCTCGCCAACCGGGCCGGCGGCACCGTCGTCTCCTCGCTGCGCAACCTCACCGAGACCCTGGAGGAGCGCAAGGAGACCCGCCGCGAGGTCCGCACCCAGCTGTCGCAGGTGAGCCTCACGGCGTACGCGGTGCCGGTCATCGGTGTCGGCTCGCTGCTGCTCATCGACAACATGCAACCGGGCGCGCTGGACCGGATGACCGGCTCGGGCATGGGGCAGCTGGCGGTGGTGATCGCCATCGCGCTCTACGGCGTGGGCTTCGTGGCCATCCGCCGCTTCTCGAAGATCGACGTGTAG
- a CDS encoding isoprenyl transferase, with protein MNLRDLVYGLYARRVEGRLDHAQVPKHIGVILDGNRRWAKAAGGTPEQGHKAGADKIQELLGWCSETDVEVVTLWMLSTDNLNRPEEQLVPLLAIIEGAVRALAADGRWRVHHVGTMDLLPARTQSVLKEAEQATHDNTGILVNVAVGYGGRQEIADAVRSLLLEHAEKGTSFEELAEIVDVEHISEHLYTRGQPDPDLVIRTSGEQRLSGFMLWQSAHSEYYFCEVHWPAFRKVDFLRALRDYAARHRRFGS; from the coding sequence GTGAACCTGCGTGACCTGGTGTACGGGCTGTACGCACGCCGGGTGGAAGGCCGACTCGACCACGCCCAGGTGCCCAAGCACATCGGTGTCATCCTCGACGGCAACCGCCGCTGGGCCAAGGCCGCCGGCGGCACCCCCGAGCAGGGTCACAAGGCCGGCGCGGACAAGATCCAGGAACTGCTCGGCTGGTGCTCCGAGACGGACGTCGAGGTCGTCACGCTCTGGATGCTCTCCACCGACAACCTGAACCGTCCCGAGGAGCAGCTGGTCCCGCTGCTCGCGATCATCGAGGGAGCGGTCCGCGCGCTCGCCGCCGACGGCCGCTGGCGGGTGCACCACGTGGGCACCATGGACCTCCTGCCGGCCCGCACCCAGTCCGTGCTGAAGGAGGCCGAGCAGGCCACCCACGACAACACGGGGATACTCGTGAACGTCGCGGTGGGCTACGGCGGCCGCCAGGAGATCGCCGACGCGGTCCGCTCGCTGCTCCTGGAGCACGCGGAGAAGGGGACGAGCTTCGAGGAGCTCGCCGAGATCGTCGACGTCGAGCACATCTCCGAGCACCTCTACACCCGCGGTCAGCCCGACCCGGACCTGGTGATCCGCACCAGCGGCGAGCAGCGGCTGTCCGGATTCATGCTGTGGCAGAGCGCGCACTCCGAGTACTACTTCTGTGAAGTGCACTGGCCGGCCTTCCGCAAGGTCGACTTCCTGCGCGCGCTGCGCGACTACGCGGCCCGGCACCGCCGCTTCGGTTCCTGA
- a CDS encoding OmpA family protein — protein MTTTPRRLAALTAGMVLLSGLAGPAATARADDPPGSTSSASPPPPIDSNAPALMLPDGATLAPAKILDIKQIVEEEGGEQRREDTNVDVTFALQAEVLFAKDSAKLSPAATARIAAIAVEINKQGSGRVRVFGFTDDLGSYEHGLKLSKARADAVQLELARNLDAGTTFDIRGYSEDYPIADNSTEEGRKKNRRVEVSFPRTSGSSGGGG, from the coding sequence ATGACGACGACACCCCGCCGCCTCGCCGCTCTCACCGCCGGCATGGTCCTGCTGTCCGGCCTCGCGGGTCCCGCCGCGACGGCGCGGGCCGATGATCCGCCCGGATCGACGTCCAGCGCGTCCCCGCCGCCGCCCATCGACTCCAACGCGCCCGCGCTCATGCTCCCCGACGGCGCCACCCTCGCGCCCGCGAAGATCCTCGACATCAAGCAGATCGTCGAGGAGGAGGGCGGCGAGCAGCGGCGTGAGGACACCAACGTGGACGTGACGTTCGCGCTGCAGGCCGAAGTGCTGTTCGCGAAGGACAGCGCCAAGCTGAGCCCCGCCGCCACCGCCCGGATCGCCGCCATCGCCGTGGAGATCAACAAGCAGGGGTCCGGCCGGGTCCGCGTCTTCGGGTTCACCGACGACCTCGGGTCGTACGAGCACGGCCTCAAGCTCTCCAAGGCGCGCGCCGACGCCGTGCAGCTGGAGCTGGCGAGGAACCTCGACGCGGGGACGACCTTCGACATCCGCGGCTACAGCGAGGACTACCCGATCGCCGACAACTCCACCGAGGAGGGGCGGAAGAAGAACCGCCGCGTCGAGGTGTCCTTCCCACGGACCTCGGGATCCTCGGGCGGCGGCGGGTAG
- a CDS encoding DUF2079 domain-containing protein — MRTIVEKPASTRHGSDLPAPTPWYRRPGVLPWVWALGLCLLYATVAVRRHQLLRTTGYDLGIFEQAVRAYAELRAPVAPLRGEGFNLLGDHFHPLLAALAPLYRLWPSPLTLLVVQSALLALAVVPLARWAARALGRRAAHAVAAGYGLSWGVASAAAFDFHEVALAVPLLAFSLEALGHRRWRAAVGWAAPLLLVKEDLGLTLAAVGGYIALKGRTDRRALRLGLATVAAGLLGSFLEIKVLLPALDPTGGYAHGGNLAAAHGSLLGALAHAPLDLLRPETKATTLVLVFAPSALLALRSPLALIALPTLAWRMASENGFHWSTAFHYSAILMPVVFAGLVDVLGRETDPRRLRAPLATVLAVTAVLLPSFPLAQLAQRATWHTPGHVRAARALLDEIPDGATVAASNRLAPQLTSRCTVVLFPTFPVGGRLYAYPRGDLPAPTAEWIVHDSETPEAWPYKPGHWPYPLPQQLAELRAAQREHGYELVARRDGITLLHRTGTPRTPS, encoded by the coding sequence ATGCGGACAATCGTTGAGAAACCGGCATCGACTCGGCACGGGTCGGACCTCCCCGCCCCCACCCCCTGGTACCGCCGCCCCGGCGTCCTGCCCTGGGTCTGGGCGCTCGGCCTCTGCCTGCTCTACGCGACCGTCGCCGTACGCCGCCACCAGCTCCTGCGCACCACCGGCTACGACCTCGGCATCTTCGAACAGGCCGTCCGCGCCTACGCCGAACTCCGGGCTCCCGTCGCCCCCTTGCGCGGCGAGGGCTTCAACCTCCTCGGCGACCACTTCCACCCCCTGCTCGCCGCCCTCGCCCCGCTCTACCGCCTCTGGCCCTCACCCCTCACCCTGCTCGTCGTCCAGTCCGCGCTCCTCGCGCTCGCCGTCGTCCCGCTCGCCCGCTGGGCCGCCCGCGCGCTCGGCCGCCGCGCCGCCCACGCCGTCGCCGCCGGGTACGGACTGAGCTGGGGCGTCGCCTCCGCCGCCGCCTTCGACTTCCACGAGGTCGCCCTCGCCGTACCGCTCCTCGCCTTCTCCCTGGAAGCCCTCGGCCACCGGCGCTGGCGGGCCGCCGTCGGCTGGGCCGCGCCCCTGCTCCTGGTCAAGGAGGACCTCGGGCTCACCCTCGCCGCCGTCGGCGGCTACATCGCCCTGAAGGGCCGCACCGACCGGCGCGCGCTCCGCCTCGGCCTCGCCACCGTCGCCGCGGGCCTGCTCGGCTCGTTCCTGGAGATCAAGGTCCTGCTGCCCGCCCTCGACCCCACCGGCGGCTACGCCCACGGCGGCAACCTCGCCGCCGCCCACGGCTCGCTCCTCGGTGCGCTGGCCCACGCCCCGCTCGACCTGCTGCGCCCCGAGACGAAGGCCACCACCCTCGTGCTCGTCTTCGCCCCGTCCGCGCTGCTCGCCCTGCGCTCCCCGCTCGCGCTGATCGCCCTGCCCACCCTCGCCTGGCGGATGGCCTCGGAGAACGGCTTCCACTGGAGCACCGCCTTCCACTACAGCGCGATCCTCATGCCCGTCGTCTTCGCCGGCCTCGTGGACGTCCTCGGCCGGGAGACCGACCCCCGCCGGCTCCGCGCCCCGCTCGCCACCGTGCTCGCCGTGACGGCGGTGCTGCTGCCCTCGTTCCCGCTGGCCCAGCTCGCCCAGCGGGCCACCTGGCACACCCCCGGGCACGTACGGGCCGCCCGCGCCCTGCTCGACGAGATCCCCGACGGCGCCACCGTCGCCGCGTCCAACCGGCTCGCCCCGCAGCTCACCTCGCGCTGCACCGTCGTCCTCTTCCCGACCTTCCCGGTCGGCGGGCGGCTCTACGCCTACCCCCGCGGGGACCTGCCTGCGCCGACCGCCGAGTGGATCGTCCACGACAGCGAGACCCCCGAGGCCTGGCCGTACAAGCCGGGGCACTGGCCCTACCCGCTGCCCCAGCAGCTCGCCGAGCTCCGGGCCGCGCAGCGCGAGCACGGTTACGAGCTGGTCGCCCGCCGTGACGGCATCACGCTGCTGCACCGCACGGGGACCCCGCGCACCCCGTCCTGA
- a CDS encoding DUF5936 domain-containing protein: MELLLALLAGLSVAGACYGIRLYRADAKLPSDLQLALEVGATRTGAVDSLVDRLGMRWSPAVLRLMGPKRVSSVRRRIDLAGNPGGLTIDRYGARRAVYGFLGVFGGLLMLGRGSFLVAVLLFAFGAFWTEVGIWSAVRIRKDQIERTLPDFLDVLAVVVSAGLGFRQALERVAEKYEGPWADELRITLRQMDMGVSRRQAFDELRRRNDSEQVAQFVTALQQGEELGAPIVDTLIQIANDMRRTDAQNARRKAAKAVPKATMVITTLMVPATMILLGAGLFLGTGTDFGSITGE, translated from the coding sequence GTGGAACTGCTGCTCGCCCTCCTCGCCGGGCTCTCCGTCGCCGGCGCCTGCTACGGCATCCGCCTCTACCGGGCGGACGCCAAGCTGCCCTCCGACCTCCAGCTCGCCCTGGAGGTCGGCGCCACCCGCACCGGCGCCGTCGACTCGCTCGTCGACCGGCTCGGGATGCGCTGGTCGCCCGCCGTGCTGCGGCTGATGGGCCCCAAGCGGGTCAGCTCGGTGCGCCGCCGGATCGACCTCGCGGGCAACCCCGGCGGCCTGACCATAGACCGGTACGGGGCCCGGCGCGCCGTCTACGGCTTCCTCGGCGTCTTCGGCGGCCTGCTGATGCTGGGGCGGGGCTCGTTCCTGGTCGCGGTCCTGCTCTTCGCCTTCGGCGCCTTCTGGACCGAGGTCGGCATCTGGTCCGCGGTCCGCATCCGCAAGGACCAGATCGAACGCACCCTGCCGGACTTCCTCGACGTCCTCGCCGTGGTCGTCTCCGCGGGGCTCGGCTTCCGCCAGGCGCTGGAGCGGGTGGCGGAGAAGTACGAGGGCCCGTGGGCCGACGAACTGCGCATCACCCTGCGCCAGATGGACATGGGCGTCAGCCGCCGCCAGGCCTTCGACGAACTGCGCCGGCGCAACGACTCCGAGCAGGTCGCGCAGTTCGTCACGGCGCTCCAGCAGGGCGAGGAGCTCGGCGCCCCGATCGTCGACACCCTCATCCAGATCGCCAACGACATGCGGCGCACCGACGCGCAGAACGCGCGGCGCAAGGCGGCGAAGGCGGTCCCCAAGGCGACGATGGTGATCACGACCCTGATGGTCCCGGCGACGATGATCCTGCTGGGGGCGGGCCTGTTCCTCGGCACGGGCACCGACTTCGGCTCGATCACGGGCGAATGA
- a CDS encoding prepilin peptidase has product MDAVSLALVTAAALWGAAAGRLVPRAAYRLSVAPDEPWRDRCPAGHPFAGPARGWLGGPGRARCATTPAPLTAPLLTALVCAALAAAADGPRPELLVWLFAAPFGTLLAWVDLRVHRLPDRLTLPLAGALPLLLAVAALLPYAAGSWLHALLGALALGGGYLLLFLIHPDGMGFGDVKLAVPLGAALGWYGWGVLFAGAFAGFLLGSLYGLGLVLTRRAGRGSAIPFGPFMLGGALLGLLLGAFTATP; this is encoded by the coding sequence GTGGACGCCGTCTCGCTCGCACTCGTCACCGCCGCCGCCCTGTGGGGCGCGGCGGCCGGCCGGCTCGTCCCCCGGGCCGCGTACCGGCTCTCCGTCGCCCCGGACGAGCCGTGGCGCGACCGCTGCCCGGCCGGGCACCCCTTCGCCGGTCCGGCCCGCGGCTGGCTGGGCGGCCCGGGGCGGGCCCGGTGCGCGACCACGCCCGCGCCGCTGACCGCTCCGCTGCTCACGGCGCTGGTCTGCGCCGCGCTCGCCGCGGCCGCCGACGGGCCCCGGCCCGAGCTCCTGGTCTGGCTGTTCGCCGCCCCGTTCGGCACCCTGCTCGCCTGGGTGGACCTGCGCGTCCACCGGCTGCCCGACCGGCTGACCCTGCCGCTCGCCGGGGCGCTGCCCCTGCTGCTCGCGGTCGCCGCCCTCCTGCCGTACGCGGCGGGGTCCTGGCTCCACGCCCTGCTGGGCGCGCTCGCCCTCGGCGGCGGCTATCTGCTGCTCTTCCTGATCCACCCCGACGGCATGGGCTTCGGCGACGTGAAACTGGCCGTCCCGCTCGGCGCCGCCCTCGGCTGGTACGGCTGGGGGGTGCTGTTCGCGGGGGCCTTCGCGGGCTTCCTGCTCGGCTCGCTGTACGGCCTCGGACTCGTCCTCACCCGGCGGGCGGGCCGGGGTTCCGCGATCCCCTTCGGCCCCTTCATGCTCGGCGGCGCCCTCCTCGGCCTGCTCCTCGGCGCGTTCACCGCCACCCCCTGA
- a CDS encoding TadE/TadG family type IV pilus assembly protein: MRPSRPARLPVRDRGQVAVEYLGFLPLLLLVGLVGVQFGIAAYAAQQAGTGARAAARAASVDDLDSVPGPAAAGKAAMSGWIAGHSTVTESGGVATVSVDVPSLIPFLDMPTITRTATMPLPDAPQEDRP; this comes from the coding sequence GTGCGCCCCTCGCGCCCCGCGCGGCTTCCGGTGCGCGACCGCGGGCAGGTCGCCGTCGAGTACCTGGGCTTCCTGCCGCTCCTCCTGCTCGTCGGCCTCGTCGGCGTGCAGTTCGGCATCGCCGCGTACGCCGCCCAGCAGGCGGGCACCGGCGCGCGGGCGGCGGCGCGGGCCGCGAGCGTGGACGACCTCGACTCCGTACCGGGTCCGGCGGCCGCCGGGAAGGCGGCGATGAGCGGCTGGATCGCCGGCCACAGCACCGTGACCGAGTCCGGCGGGGTCGCGACCGTCAGCGTCGACGTGCCGTCCCTCATCCCCTTCCTGGACATGCCGACGATCACGAGGACCGCCACCATGCCCCTGCCCGACGCGCCCCAGGAGGACCGGCCGTGA
- a CDS encoding response regulator transcription factor produces MRVLVASANPVVRAGLTALLGGRADVRVVAETSAPDETLARARRTAPDLILLDASTPLPPPSSVAPVLLLVHPGQEAPEGVSCLVHGAFVLDDLLRAMRATAHTGAGSTVSNILRFRNPASQVQPDVGRFGLSAREAEVMDLIASGMTNQQIAATCFITEKTVKNHINRIFAKLDSTTRGEAIASWLGTRTAS; encoded by the coding sequence ATGAGAGTCCTGGTGGCGAGCGCGAACCCGGTGGTACGGGCGGGGCTGACGGCGCTCCTCGGCGGCCGCGCGGACGTCCGCGTGGTGGCGGAGACCTCCGCCCCCGACGAGACCCTCGCCCGGGCCCGCCGCACCGCCCCGGACCTGATCCTCCTGGACGCCTCGACCCCGCTGCCCCCGCCGAGTTCGGTGGCCCCGGTCCTGCTCCTGGTCCACCCGGGGCAGGAGGCGCCGGAGGGGGTGTCCTGCCTGGTCCACGGGGCGTTCGTCCTGGACGACCTCTTACGGGCGATGCGTGCTACTGCACACACTGGCGCGGGCTCAACTGTCTCGAATATATTGCGTTTCAGAAATCCAGCTTCGCAAGTGCAACCAGATGTGGGACGGTTTGGCCTGAGTGCGAGGGAGGCGGAGGTGATGGACCTGATCGCGTCGGGCATGACCAACCAGCAGATCGCCGCCACCTGCTTCATCACCGAGAAGACCGTCAAGAACCACATCAACCGCATCTTCGCCAAACTCGACAGCACCACCCGCGGCGAAGCCATCGCCTCCTGGCTCGGCACGAGGACGGCGTCATGA
- the mgrA gene encoding L-glyceraldehyde 3-phosphate reductase: MTDSPLYQAASNRYDSMEYRRTGRSGLKLPAISLGLWHNFGDDRSLASQRAILRRAFDLGVTHFDLANNYGPPPGSAELNFGKLFAQDFAPYRDELIVSTKAGYEMHPGPYGEWGSRKYLMSSLDASLKRMGLDYVDIFYSHRFDPHTPLEETMGALASAVQQGKALYVGVSSYTSEQTAEAARILREMGVPALIHQPSYSMINRWTEDDGLLDTLEAAGMGCISFVPLAQGLLTNKYLKGIPEGSRATQGKSLDPNLLSDEVLRRLRGLADIAESRGQSLAQLALSWVLRDERMTSALIGASSVAQLEENVAALAAAPLSEEELKEIDSFAVDTEGTNIWAGRG; this comes from the coding sequence GTGACTGATTCCCCCCTGTACCAGGCAGCCTCGAACCGCTACGACTCCATGGAGTACCGGCGCACCGGCCGCAGTGGCCTCAAGCTCCCCGCCATCTCCCTCGGCCTCTGGCACAACTTCGGCGACGACCGTTCACTCGCCTCCCAGCGGGCGATCCTGCGCCGCGCCTTCGACCTGGGCGTGACCCACTTCGACCTGGCGAACAACTACGGGCCGCCGCCCGGCTCCGCCGAGCTGAACTTCGGCAAGCTCTTCGCCCAGGACTTCGCGCCCTACCGCGACGAGCTGATCGTCTCGACCAAGGCGGGGTACGAGATGCACCCCGGCCCGTACGGCGAGTGGGGCTCCCGCAAGTACCTGATGTCCTCGCTCGACGCCTCCCTGAAGCGGATGGGCCTCGACTACGTCGACATCTTCTACTCGCACCGCTTCGACCCGCACACCCCGCTGGAGGAGACGATGGGGGCGCTCGCCTCCGCCGTCCAGCAGGGCAAGGCGCTGTACGTGGGCGTCTCCTCCTACACGAGCGAGCAGACCGCCGAGGCCGCGCGGATCCTCAGGGAGATGGGCGTCCCGGCCCTGATCCACCAGCCCTCGTACTCCATGATCAACCGCTGGACCGAGGACGACGGCCTGCTCGACACCCTGGAGGCGGCCGGCATGGGCTGCATCTCCTTCGTGCCGCTGGCCCAGGGCCTGCTCACCAACAAGTACCTGAAGGGCATCCCCGAGGGCTCCCGGGCCACCCAGGGCAAGTCCCTCGACCCGAACCTGCTGTCGGACGAGGTGCTGCGCCGGCTGCGCGGCCTGGCGGACATCGCCGAGAGCCGCGGGCAGTCGCTGGCGCAGCTCGCGCTGTCGTGGGTGCTGCGGGACGAGCGGATGACCTCGGCGCTGATCGGTGCGTCGAGCGTGGCCCAGCTGGAGGAGAACGTCGCGGCCCTCGCCGCGGCCCCGCTGTCGGAGGAGGAGCTGAAGGAGATCGACTCCTTCGCCGTCGACACCGAGGGCACCAACATCTGGGCCGGCCGGGGCTGA